The Actinopolyspora erythraea genome has a segment encoding these proteins:
- a CDS encoding hemolysin family protein: protein MITALSLLGGLLLIAAIIAANGYFVAQEFAFMTVDRSRLAAQAEQGDRVAGRMLGITRRTSFMLSGAQLGITVTGLLVGYVAEPLVGRAVGELLGGAGVAPGVGIAIGTVGVLVVSTFVQMLFGELLPKNLAIARPHLLARWLSASTVLYMRLAGWLIRFFDRSSTGLLRLLRIEPVHDVEHAANPRDLQRIVAASRQAGELPAELSLLLDRVLDFPERDVEHALVPRSQTDVLADDATLDEVRRTMSSGHSRYPVLNEDGGIEGVVHLVDVLEAMEADPRSDQRPVTEIIRSATIIPTLMSLPDAVTAMARSRDRMACVVDEYGGFAGIVTVEDLAEELVGELTDEHDAEERPHLLAADADERWRVRGDAPLDEVERELVHTLPRGDYETVSGLVIAHHGALPAEDAVIDIRLPSDPVELAHEAHPPVRTLRASVVEVDQHVPSELVLELIEEAPESHLPESDQ, encoded by the coding sequence GTGATAACCGCACTGTCCCTGCTCGGTGGTCTGCTGCTGATCGCGGCGATCATCGCGGCCAACGGGTACTTCGTCGCCCAGGAATTCGCGTTCATGACCGTCGACCGATCGCGGCTGGCGGCCCAGGCCGAACAGGGCGACCGGGTCGCCGGGCGGATGCTGGGGATTACCCGCCGGACCTCGTTCATGCTGTCCGGCGCCCAGCTGGGGATCACCGTGACGGGCCTGCTGGTCGGGTACGTAGCCGAACCGCTGGTCGGCAGGGCCGTGGGCGAACTCCTCGGCGGGGCGGGCGTCGCCCCGGGGGTGGGCATCGCGATCGGCACCGTGGGAGTGCTGGTGGTCTCGACCTTCGTCCAGATGCTGTTCGGCGAGCTGCTGCCCAAGAACCTCGCCATCGCCCGGCCCCACCTGCTGGCCCGGTGGCTGTCGGCCTCCACGGTGCTCTACATGCGGTTGGCGGGCTGGCTGATCCGGTTCTTCGACCGGTCCTCGACGGGGCTGCTGCGGCTGCTGCGGATCGAGCCGGTGCACGACGTGGAGCACGCCGCCAACCCGAGGGACCTGCAGCGGATCGTGGCCGCCTCCCGACAGGCCGGTGAGCTTCCCGCCGAGCTCTCCCTGCTGCTGGACCGGGTACTGGACTTCCCGGAGCGGGACGTCGAGCACGCCCTCGTGCCGCGCTCCCAGACGGACGTGCTCGCCGACGACGCCACCCTCGACGAGGTGCGCCGGACCATGAGCAGCGGGCACTCCCGCTACCCGGTGCTCAACGAGGACGGCGGGATCGAGGGGGTCGTGCACCTGGTCGACGTGCTGGAAGCGATGGAGGCGGACCCGAGGAGCGACCAGCGCCCCGTCACCGAGATCATCCGGTCGGCCACCATCATCCCCACCCTGATGTCGCTGCCCGACGCGGTCACCGCGATGGCGCGCTCCCGCGACCGGATGGCCTGCGTGGTCGACGAGTACGGCGGCTTCGCGGGCATCGTCACCGTCGAGGACCTGGCCGAGGAACTGGTCGGCGAGCTCACCGACGAGCACGACGCCGAGGAGCGGCCCCACCTGCTCGCGGCGGACGCTGACGAGCGTTGGCGGGTCCGGGGCGACGCCCCGCTCGACGAGGTGGAGCGCGAACTCGTCCACACCCTCCCCCGTGGGGACTACGAGACCGTCTCGGGCCTCGTCATCGCCCACCACGGAGCACTGCCCGCCGAGGACGCGGTGATCGACATCAGGTTGCCGAGCGACCCGGTGGAACTGGCCCACGAGGCGCACCCACCGGTCCGCACGCTGCGCGCCAGCGTCGTCGAGGTGGACCAGCACGTCCCCTCGGAACTGGTGCTGGAGCTGATCGAGGAGGCCCCCGAGAGCCACCTCCCCGAAAGCGACCAGTAG
- a CDS encoding CynX/NimT family MFS transporter, protein MRTRSVWLLVAIAALALNLRPPFTAAGALLPDIAADLRLAPGVAGLLPTLPVICLGVFALAATSIRRRWGDEGVVAVCLPLLVVGSLLRSGPNAATLFGGTIVVGAAVGIANVTLPALIKREFPGNVTLVTSVYTVFLTLGSSLAAALAVPLMSAAGGSWRTPLIALAAVALLTGLVWLPLLRRAGRPAVPGSGGPAARLLRSPLAWQVTAFMGLQSLLAYVVFGWLPTIAQDRGMAATEAGLVLSVSTLVQALGAMTLPLLAGRRSDQRVLGVSLLGVSALGLLGVFLAPLSWMWGAAVVLGFGMGALFGLALSVIGLRAADAAVASRLSAMAQAVGYLLAATGPLLVGLLHQLSGGWALSMWLLLAVCLCGALAALGAGRPLRVGAEEPVRPSAG, encoded by the coding sequence GTGCGAACACGTTCGGTGTGGCTGCTGGTGGCGATCGCGGCGCTGGCGCTGAACCTGCGTCCACCGTTCACGGCCGCCGGGGCGCTGCTGCCGGACATCGCCGCCGACCTGCGGCTCGCACCCGGCGTGGCCGGACTGCTGCCGACCCTGCCCGTGATCTGCCTGGGCGTCTTCGCGCTCGCGGCCACCTCGATCCGCCGCCGCTGGGGAGACGAGGGGGTGGTCGCCGTCTGCCTGCCGCTGCTGGTGGTGGGCAGCCTGCTGCGCTCCGGCCCCAACGCGGCGACGCTGTTCGGTGGCACGATCGTGGTCGGCGCCGCCGTCGGGATCGCCAACGTCACGCTCCCCGCGCTGATCAAGCGGGAGTTCCCGGGGAACGTGACCCTGGTCACCTCGGTCTACACGGTGTTCCTCACGCTCGGCAGCAGTCTCGCCGCCGCGCTCGCGGTCCCGCTGATGAGCGCGGCGGGCGGGTCCTGGCGGACACCGCTGATCGCGCTGGCCGCGGTGGCGCTGCTGACCGGGCTCGTCTGGCTGCCGCTGCTGCGGCGCGCGGGACGTCCGGCCGTGCCGGGCTCCGGTGGCCCCGCCGCGCGGCTGCTGCGCAGCCCACTCGCGTGGCAGGTCACCGCGTTCATGGGGCTGCAGTCGCTGCTGGCCTACGTGGTGTTCGGCTGGCTGCCCACCATCGCCCAGGATCGGGGGATGGCCGCCACCGAGGCCGGGCTGGTGCTGTCGGTGTCCACACTGGTGCAGGCCCTCGGCGCGATGACGCTGCCGCTGCTCGCGGGCAGGCGTTCGGACCAGCGGGTGCTGGGTGTCTCGCTGCTGGGGGTGTCGGCACTGGGACTGCTGGGGGTGTTCCTCGCCCCGCTGTCCTGGATGTGGGGCGCGGCCGTGGTGCTCGGGTTCGGGATGGGCGCGCTGTTCGGGCTCGCGCTGAGCGTGATCGGGCTGCGCGCGGCCGATGCCGCCGTGGCCTCCCGGCTTTCGGCGATGGCCCAGGCGGTCGGTTACCTGCTGGCCGCGACGGGACCGCTGCTCGTCGGGCTGCTGCACCAGCTCAGCGGCGGCTGGGCGCTGTCGATGTGGCTGCTGCTGGCGGTTTGCCTGTGCGGCGCGCTCGCCGCGCTGGGAGCGGGTAGGCCGCTGCGGGTCGGGGCGGAGGAACCGGTGCGTCCCTCGGCCGGTTGA
- a CDS encoding IclR family transcriptional regulator: MAGNSRQSGRSVTERALSVLTTFGPDAHRLSLTEIAQRAEIPLATAHRLVGELENWGALQRESDGRYAIGLRLWELGLLAPVHTCLRGVAMPHMQQLHERTGANVQLAVRDGLQAVYVEKLTGRRSTPIISRSGGRLPLHTTGVGKVLLAHASREVVQEYCAHHLSRHTPYTIVEPGRLVRELGGIRRRGFAWTTEEMTLGSCSVAVPVCSEGEVVAALGLVVDSARAEVAKLVRPLSRAAESVGNRLVETTRATAEVE; this comes from the coding sequence ATGGCGGGCAACAGCAGGCAGTCCGGCCGTTCGGTGACCGAACGTGCGCTGAGCGTGCTCACCACCTTCGGTCCCGACGCCCACCGGCTCTCGCTGACCGAGATCGCGCAGCGCGCCGAGATCCCGCTGGCCACCGCCCACCGGCTGGTGGGCGAGCTGGAGAACTGGGGCGCGTTGCAGCGCGAGTCCGACGGGCGCTACGCGATCGGGCTGCGGCTGTGGGAGCTCGGGCTGCTGGCGCCGGTGCACACCTGCCTGCGTGGCGTGGCGATGCCCCACATGCAGCAGCTGCACGAGCGGACCGGCGCCAACGTGCAGCTGGCGGTGCGCGACGGGTTGCAGGCCGTCTACGTCGAGAAGCTCACCGGCAGGCGTTCCACCCCGATCATCTCCCGCAGTGGCGGCAGGCTGCCGCTGCACACCACCGGGGTTGGCAAGGTGCTGCTGGCGCACGCCTCCCGCGAGGTGGTCCAGGAGTACTGCGCGCACCACCTGTCCCGCCACACCCCTTACACGATCGTCGAGCCGGGGAGGCTGGTGCGCGAGCTCGGCGGCATCCGGCGGCGCGGTTTCGCCTGGACCACCGAGGAGATGACGCTGGGGTCCTGCTCGGTGGCCGTGCCGGTGTGCTCCGAGGGCGAGGTGGTGGCCGCCCTCGGGCTGGTGGTCGACAGCGCGCGCGCCGAGGTGGCCAAGCTCGTCCGCCCGCTCTCCCGCGCGGCGGAGTCGGTCGGCAACCGGCTGGTGGAGACGACGCGGGCGACGGCCGAGGTGGAGTGA
- a CDS encoding helix-turn-helix domain-containing protein yields MAPSSPTVAAWELGRRLREKRDEAGLSATAAAKKFGITAAYLSEFENGKKNIGEERLTALAEAYELDGEEAAELRSLRDEAGSRGWWSEYSALFSDELLRFFGYEHGAESVRSYDSAIVNGLLQTENYARAVIEAGAPNIRLAEVERRLECRLRRQHRITGSEPLHLNSVISEAALHQRIGGAGVLAEQLEHLVKLINTHPDTLDIRIVPFEVTGHDAIGGSPFLLMTFPTGKLPMLLWHETVTSTQLITDSLTIREHSLAHTEASKAALNREDSLNKIVSASRNLQG; encoded by the coding sequence ATGGCCCCGAGCTCGCCAACCGTTGCCGCCTGGGAACTGGGACGTCGCCTTCGTGAGAAGCGCGACGAAGCCGGGCTGAGTGCCACGGCTGCTGCCAAGAAGTTCGGGATCACTGCTGCTTACCTGTCGGAGTTCGAGAACGGGAAGAAGAACATCGGCGAAGAACGCCTCACGGCACTGGCCGAGGCCTACGAACTTGATGGCGAGGAAGCCGCCGAGCTGCGTAGTCTTCGTGACGAAGCGGGAAGCCGTGGTTGGTGGAGCGAGTACTCCGCTCTGTTCAGCGATGAGCTGCTGCGCTTTTTCGGCTACGAACACGGCGCTGAGAGTGTGCGGTCCTACGACAGCGCCATCGTCAACGGGCTACTGCAAACCGAGAACTATGCTCGGGCCGTCATCGAGGCAGGCGCTCCAAACATCCGCTTGGCAGAAGTTGAGCGCAGGCTCGAATGCCGCCTGCGGCGGCAACACCGCATCACCGGCTCCGAACCGCTCCACCTCAACTCGGTGATAAGCGAAGCAGCGCTGCATCAGCGAATCGGCGGGGCTGGGGTGCTGGCCGAACAGCTCGAACATCTCGTAAAACTCATCAACACTCACCCCGATACTCTCGATATTCGCATCGTTCCCTTCGAGGTGACCGGGCACGACGCCATCGGTGGTTCACCATTTCTGCTCATGACGTTCCCGACCGGCAAGCTGCCGATGCTGCTGTGGCACGAGACCGTGACGAGTACGCAGCTGATCACCGATTCACTGACCATCCGCGAACACAGCCTCGCACACACCGAAGCCAGCAAAGCTGCTCTGAACCGTGAAGACTCACTGAACAAGATCGTCTCGGCTTCCCGAAACTTGCAAGGTTAA
- a CDS encoding DUF397 domain-containing protein: protein MAGDLAPHTWRKSSRSANNAHCVEVGFADTTIAVRDTKDRAGGTLTVTPAAWAGFVERLKTGDYDQG from the coding sequence ATGGCAGGAGACCTGGCACCACACACATGGCGCAAATCCAGCCGCAGCGCCAACAACGCTCACTGCGTCGAAGTCGGCTTCGCCGACACCACCATCGCCGTCCGCGATACCAAGGATCGGGCGGGTGGCACCCTGACCGTCACTCCCGCGGCCTGGGCCGGGTTCGTGGAGCGGCTCAAGACCGGCGACTACGACCAGGGCTGA
- a CDS encoding DUF3558 domain-containing protein yields MTTLRRGALFAGGLALTMALAACSSDSTGHPDSPAETTTGNATSSGSQSGTGITNPKNPAALEPCELLTNEAASTLGVTTNGERRQNDLKPDLPDLCTWKGEYNDSKRVTLVAFPDRTIQQYYDNKSNYGYFEKLDISGHPAVIGNTEDPAKSSGCAMYMAANEKQVVLSSTFIPTKDIGQVNPCDLAKQSLELSLPSWPAAQ; encoded by the coding sequence ATGACCACACTACGCCGCGGCGCCCTGTTCGCGGGCGGCCTCGCCCTGACCATGGCACTGGCCGCCTGTTCCAGCGATTCAACAGGACACCCCGATTCCCCGGCGGAAACAACCACCGGCAACGCGACCTCGTCCGGTTCACAGTCCGGAACCGGAATAACCAACCCCAAAAACCCCGCCGCCCTCGAACCCTGCGAACTACTAACCAACGAAGCCGCCAGCACACTGGGCGTAACCACCAACGGAGAAAGAAGACAGAACGACCTCAAACCCGACCTCCCCGACCTGTGCACCTGGAAAGGCGAATACAATGATTCGAAGCGGGTTACCTTGGTCGCCTTTCCCGATCGCACCATTCAGCAGTACTACGACAACAAATCCAACTACGGATACTTCGAAAAACTGGATATTTCCGGTCATCCCGCGGTCATAGGAAACACGGAGGATCCCGCGAAGAGCTCCGGCTGCGCGATGTACATGGCCGCGAATGAAAAACAGGTAGTTCTGTCATCCACATTTATTCCCACCAAGGATATCGGACAAGTAAACCCGTGCGACCTGGCGAAGCAGTCCCTGGAGCTGTCACTGCCCTCGTGGCCAGCGGCGCAGTGA
- a CDS encoding DUF397 domain-containing protein, translating into METIRGHLAAHTWRKSSRSHQKTNCVEVALTGRAVGIRDTKDRAGGILTVTPVAWAGFVERLKTGDYDQG; encoded by the coding sequence GTGGAAACGATTCGTGGGCATCTCGCAGCGCACACTTGGCGGAAGTCGAGCCGGTCGCACCAGAAGACCAACTGCGTCGAGGTCGCCTTAACCGGCCGGGCCGTCGGTATTCGCGATACCAAGGACCGGGCGGGCGGTATCCTCACCGTCACTCCCGTGGCCTGGGCCGGGTTCGTGGAGCGGCTCAAGACCGGCGACTACGACCAGGGCTGA
- a CDS encoding DUF3558 domain-containing protein: MTGVGRAATVAGGLVLSMVLAGCASSGSADGTDGSATSSVNSSASLERSGVEIANPKDAAALDPCDLLPEGAAESLGLKTQGQKQSNIFGSSLPDLCDWESPNGGERHVSLSAIDGRSIEKYYKNRSKYKDFKKIELSGYPAVVANRVKPVDNGMCAVFLASQENQVVGSAVTVPVDDVGQTNPCDIGKKALKLSLPSWPAAG; this comes from the coding sequence ATGACTGGGGTTGGTCGTGCCGCCACCGTGGCCGGCGGACTCGTACTGAGCATGGTGTTGGCCGGATGCGCATCCTCCGGCAGCGCTGACGGAACGGACGGTTCGGCAACGAGCAGCGTGAACTCGTCCGCTTCGCTGGAACGGTCGGGCGTGGAGATCGCCAATCCAAAGGACGCTGCTGCGCTCGATCCTTGCGATTTGCTCCCTGAGGGCGCCGCTGAATCTTTGGGTTTGAAAACTCAAGGGCAGAAGCAGTCTAATATTTTCGGGAGCTCTTTGCCGGATTTGTGTGATTGGGAAAGCCCTAATGGTGGCGAGAGGCATGTGTCTCTTTCGGCGATCGATGGTCGTTCGATTGAGAAATACTATAAGAATAGATCGAAATATAAGGATTTCAAGAAAATAGAATTGTCTGGATATCCGGCGGTTGTTGCCAATAGGGTAAAGCCGGTGGATAATGGGATGTGCGCAGTTTTTCTCGCTTCGCAGGAAAATCAGGTGGTTGGTTCCGCTGTTACTGTTCCTGTCGATGATGTCGGTCAGACAAATCCATGTGACATTGGAAAAAAGGCTCTGAAGTTGTCGCTGCCCTCGTGGCCCGCGGCTGGCTGA
- a CDS encoding DUF3558 family protein, whose product MLASCSFGSSDDGGSGSGADPGGSVNSTPSSSKGSGVDISSPKNATGVDVCELLSPEAAKQLGIKPSGERRENDLDPDVEDSCKYGDSLDGDLSVSLAAFDDRQIVSYYENKEMYAIFEKIGIAGHPAVVAAKQDPMKSGTCSVFLASKQDQVVGAVVTVAADDTGKKDPCVPAKKALKLSLPSWPAAG is encoded by the coding sequence GTGCTTGCTTCCTGTTCGTTTGGTTCTTCTGACGATGGAGGTTCAGGATCCGGTGCGGATCCTGGAGGTAGCGTAAATTCGACTCCTTCTTCCTCGAAGGGGAGCGGTGTGGATATTTCTTCCCCGAAGAATGCTACCGGTGTCGATGTTTGCGAATTGCTGAGCCCTGAAGCGGCGAAGCAGCTTGGAATAAAACCATCTGGCGAGCGCAGAGAAAACGATCTTGATCCGGATGTTGAGGACTCATGCAAGTACGGAGACTCCCTTGACGGGGATCTTTCTGTGTCGCTGGCTGCTTTTGATGATCGTCAAATAGTTAGCTATTACGAGAATAAGGAAATGTATGCAATTTTTGAAAAAATTGGCATAGCTGGTCATCCTGCTGTTGTCGCGGCGAAACAAGATCCGATGAAAAGTGGCACTTGTTCTGTTTTCCTGGCTTCCAAGCAGGATCAGGTAGTAGGGGCGGTTGTCACTGTTGCTGCTGATGACACAGGGAAAAAGGATCCGTGTGTGCCCGCGAAAAAGGCTCTGAAGTTGTCGCTGCCCTCGTGGCCTGCGGCTGGCTGA
- a CDS encoding DUF3558 domain-containing protein — MGKTHRGGAVVGGLILGITLAACSSGSTGKTEPSEETATGNATSSASRSGVDIANPKDAAALDPCELLTNEAANALGMNPRGESSPNDLKPSLPDICQWESVEKSFNSVSLTAFPGRSIQQYYDNKSTYGYFEELDISGHPAVIGNTKAPNESAGCAMYMAASKNQVVMSSADIAPDDIGKVNPCDLSRKALKLSLPSWPAAK; from the coding sequence GTGGGCAAGACGCATCGTGGTGGTGCCGTCGTAGGTGGCCTTATATTAGGTATAACACTTGCTGCCTGTTCTAGTGGTTCAACAGGAAAGACTGAACCTTCGGAAGAAACAGCGACTGGCAATGCGACTTCGTCCGCTTCGCGGTCCGGGGTCGATATAGCCAACCCGAAGGACGCCGCCGCCCTCGATCCGTGTGAACTGTTGACTAACGAGGCGGCGAACGCGCTTGGGATGAACCCTCGCGGGGAAAGTAGCCCGAACGATCTCAAGCCGAGTCTTCCTGATATATGTCAGTGGGAAAGTGTTGAGAAATCTTTTAATTCGGTATCCTTGACTGCTTTTCCTGGTCGTTCTATCCAGCAGTACTACGACAACAAATCGACTTACGGTTATTTTGAGGAGCTGGATATTTCCGGTCATCCTGCTGTGATAGGTAATACTAAAGCTCCAAATGAAAGTGCTGGCTGCGCCATGTATATGGCTGCGAGTAAAAATCAGGTAGTTATGTCTTCTGCGGACATTGCTCCTGATGATATCGGTAAGGTGAATCCGTGTGATTTGTCGCGGAAGGCTCTGAAGCTGTCGCTGCCGTCGTGGCCCGCGGCGAAGTAA
- a CDS encoding ESX secretion-associated protein EspG — protein sequence MTVRNQISVGPAAAIYLCERYDLMLHPLLRVGMLSVQLDEEERVRIPEEGRAELRQQGLLQTDEVHPFLDDAWHLLAYPPLAVGMAVRDDEESFNAVLVEQGRGTLRAYQADADEAGAAENILLDRQEYGGLGGNAVKLLGELEPLSGGSASVPTELLKQAGQRMGADPSGSAVSALAASGIRQNDARVLANVMTTPRTTEALITARSHDRRVNRTHKLPVTLQVFRTAQGCYMTQRSAGSDGREWFTVAPADQRKVTAKVEEMLEHLRRD from the coding sequence GTGACGGTGCGGAACCAGATCTCTGTCGGCCCGGCGGCCGCCATCTACCTGTGTGAGCGTTACGACCTGATGCTCCACCCCCTGCTCCGGGTGGGAATGCTGTCGGTGCAGCTCGACGAGGAGGAACGGGTCCGGATCCCCGAGGAGGGCCGGGCCGAGCTGCGACAGCAGGGGCTGCTCCAGACCGACGAGGTGCACCCCTTTCTGGACGACGCCTGGCACTTGCTCGCCTATCCGCCGCTGGCGGTGGGCATGGCGGTGCGCGACGACGAGGAGAGCTTCAACGCGGTGCTCGTCGAGCAGGGGCGCGGCACGCTGCGGGCCTACCAGGCCGATGCGGACGAAGCCGGGGCGGCGGAGAACATCCTGCTGGACCGCCAGGAGTACGGCGGGCTCGGTGGCAACGCTGTCAAACTGCTCGGTGAGCTCGAACCACTCTCCGGTGGCTCGGCCAGCGTGCCCACCGAGCTGCTCAAGCAGGCGGGGCAACGGATGGGCGCCGACCCCTCCGGCAGCGCGGTGAGCGCGCTCGCCGCCTCCGGCATCCGGCAGAACGACGCGCGGGTGCTGGCCAACGTCATGACCACCCCGCGCACCACCGAGGCCCTCATCACGGCCCGTAGCCACGACCGCAGGGTCAACAGGACCCACAAGCTGCCGGTGACCCTGCAGGTCTTCCGCACCGCGCAGGGCTGCTACATGACGCAGCGCAGCGCGGGCAGCGACGGCCGCGAGTGGTTCACCGTCGCTCCCGCCGACCAGCGCAAGGTCACCGCCAAGGTCGAGGAGATGCTCGAACACCTCCGCCGGGACTGA
- a CDS encoding D-arabinono-1,4-lactone oxidase → MKITRTTWSNWANTTVAPGSGTARPRHAADLSRLVTEARANGHGVRPLGSGHSFSDIAAPLPAGAHEESMALDMSEWSGITDVDRDRGTVTVRGGTPLHLLNEQLDRLGLALPNLGDIDRQTVAGAISTGTHGTGAELGGLATEVLAMELVLADGSTLRCSPTEEPEVFHAARVGLGALGVISTVTLRCVPAFALAAEEHPRGLDEVLGEFDRLAADNDHFEFYWFPHSTRTLVKRNNRVPEHERPRPLHPLRSWLEYRVLENGLFGLACELGRRSPATVKRLNRICGATWSGRSYGDTSHRVFVTSRTVRFVESEYAVPRERLPEVIERLRGTVGRLRHPVMFPVEVRVAAADDVWLSTAHGRETAYVAVHQYSGMPYREWFDTFEGIVREADGRPHWGKMHGLTAAELRARYPRFDDFLRVRDRLDPERVFGNPYLARVLGS, encoded by the coding sequence ATGAAGATCACCCGAACCACTTGGTCGAACTGGGCGAACACGACCGTCGCCCCCGGCAGCGGAACCGCACGGCCGCGCCACGCGGCCGATCTCTCTCGTCTCGTCACCGAGGCCCGCGCGAACGGCCACGGCGTGCGCCCCCTGGGCTCCGGTCACTCGTTCAGCGACATCGCCGCGCCGCTGCCCGCCGGTGCGCACGAGGAATCGATGGCACTGGACATGTCGGAATGGAGCGGGATCACCGATGTGGACCGGGACCGGGGCACGGTCACCGTGCGCGGCGGCACCCCGCTGCACCTGCTCAACGAACAGCTGGACCGGCTGGGACTGGCGCTGCCCAACCTCGGCGACATCGACCGCCAGACCGTGGCCGGCGCGATCTCCACCGGCACCCACGGCACCGGCGCGGAACTGGGCGGGCTGGCCACCGAGGTCCTGGCGATGGAACTGGTGCTGGCCGACGGCTCCACGCTGCGCTGCTCCCCCACCGAGGAACCCGAGGTGTTCCACGCCGCCCGCGTCGGGCTCGGCGCGCTGGGGGTGATCAGCACGGTCACGCTGCGCTGCGTCCCCGCGTTCGCCCTGGCCGCCGAGGAGCACCCCCGTGGGCTCGACGAGGTGCTGGGCGAGTTCGACAGGCTCGCCGCCGACAACGACCACTTCGAGTTCTACTGGTTCCCGCACAGCACGCGCACCCTGGTCAAGCGCAACAACCGGGTGCCCGAGCACGAGCGGCCCCGCCCGCTGCACCCGCTCCGCTCCTGGCTGGAGTACCGCGTGCTGGAGAACGGCCTGTTCGGACTCGCCTGCGAGCTGGGCAGGCGCAGCCCCGCGACGGTGAAGCGGCTGAACCGGATCTGCGGCGCAACCTGGTCGGGACGCTCCTACGGCGACACCTCGCACCGGGTGTTCGTGACCAGCAGGACGGTGCGGTTCGTGGAGAGCGAGTACGCGGTCCCGCGCGAACGGCTGCCGGAGGTGATCGAGCGGCTGCGCGGCACCGTGGGGCGGCTGCGCCACCCGGTGATGTTCCCCGTGGAGGTGCGGGTGGCCGCGGCCGACGACGTCTGGCTGTCCACCGCGCACGGACGCGAGACCGCCTACGTGGCGGTCCACCAGTACAGCGGGATGCCCTACCGCGAGTGGTTCGACACCTTCGAGGGAATCGTGCGAGAGGCCGACGGCAGGCCGCACTGGGGGAAGATGCACGGGCTCACCGCGGCGGAGCTGCGCGCCCGCTACCCCAGGTTCGACGACTTCCTGCGGGTGCGGGACCGGCTCGACCCGGAGCGGGTGTTCGGCAACCCCTACCTGGCGCGGGTGCTGGGCAGCTGA
- a CDS encoding alanine racemase — translation MTSSAAPTIACSAARLDAVTAELDPPFGVVDLAAFDRNAAELAGRAAGKPIRLATKSLRCPELIRRALRSPGYTGLMCYSLAEALWLYRLGTSDDLLVAYPTADRAALAELAADPAAAAAVTLTVDSTAQLDLIERAASAAGASGRLRICLEIDAAWRPLEGSVAERVPRLGAELAERSHIGPLRSPVRSARQARELAREVLRREGFRLVGLMLYEGQIAGVGDAPPGQPLRAAAVRWVRRRSAVELARRRAAVAEAVGELCPLEFVNGGGTGSLETTTTERAVTEVAAGSGLIGPGLFDAYEAFRPLPAVLFALPVVRRPGRRTATLFSGGYTASGAVGADRLPTPHLPSGLRLTGTEGAGEVQTPVVGPGARGLRPGDRVWFRHAKAGELAERLHEYHLLESREAGQDHRVGAVATYRGAGKSFG, via the coding sequence GTGACCTCGTCGGCAGCACCAACCATCGCCTGCTCCGCGGCACGACTGGACGCCGTGACCGCCGAGCTGGACCCACCCTTCGGAGTGGTCGATCTGGCCGCGTTCGACCGAAACGCCGCCGAGCTGGCCGGCCGGGCCGCGGGAAAGCCGATCCGGCTCGCCACGAAGTCGCTGCGCTGCCCCGAGCTGATCCGCCGTGCGCTGCGCTCGCCGGGATACACCGGCCTGATGTGCTACAGCCTTGCCGAAGCGCTCTGGCTGTACCGGCTGGGAACCTCCGACGACCTCCTGGTCGCCTACCCCACCGCCGACCGCGCCGCCCTCGCCGAACTGGCCGCGGATCCGGCGGCCGCCGCCGCGGTCACGCTCACCGTGGACTCCACGGCCCAGCTGGACCTGATCGAACGCGCCGCCTCCGCCGCGGGCGCCAGCGGGCGGCTGCGGATCTGCCTGGAGATCGACGCCGCCTGGCGTCCGCTGGAGGGATCGGTGGCCGAACGCGTCCCCCGCCTCGGAGCCGAGCTCGCCGAGCGGTCGCACATCGGGCCGCTGCGCTCGCCGGTGCGGTCGGCGCGGCAGGCACGCGAGCTGGCCCGGGAGGTCCTGCGGCGTGAGGGCTTTCGGCTCGTGGGCCTGATGCTCTACGAGGGGCAGATCGCGGGAGTCGGTGACGCCCCACCCGGGCAGCCGCTACGCGCGGCTGCCGTGCGCTGGGTGCGGCGACGTTCGGCCGTGGAACTCGCCCGTCGTCGTGCGGCGGTGGCCGAGGCCGTCGGTGAGCTCTGCCCGCTGGAGTTCGTCAACGGTGGCGGGACCGGGAGCCTGGAGACGACGACCACCGAACGAGCCGTCACCGAGGTGGCGGCGGGTTCCGGACTGATAGGACCGGGCCTGTTCGACGCTTACGAGGCGTTCCGCCCGCTGCCCGCCGTGCTGTTCGCGCTGCCGGTGGTACGTCGTCCCGGACGTCGTACCGCCACTCTCTTCTCCGGCGGGTACACGGCTTCCGGGGCCGTCGGCGCGGACCGCCTTCCGACCCCCCACCTGCCGAGTGGGCTGCGGCTGACCGGAACCGAGGGCGCCGGGGAGGTGCAGACCCCGGTCGTGGGGCCGGGAGCACGGGGGCTCCGGCCGGGTGATCGGGTTTGGTTCCGGCACGCCAAGGCGGGAGAGCTGGCCGAGCGACTCCACGAGTACCACCTGCTCGAATCCCGGGAAGCGGGACAGGACCACAGGGTCGGTGCCGTCGCCACTTACCGGGGGGCGGGCAAGTCCTTCGGCTGA